The following proteins come from a genomic window of Triticum aestivum cultivar Chinese Spring chromosome 6A, IWGSC CS RefSeq v2.1, whole genome shotgun sequence:
- the LOC123130208 gene encoding transcription factor TDR yields MVGGGDYHQAVHGHGGGGGGTVEAALRPLVGGAHGWDYCIYWRLSPDQRFLEMTGFCCSAEFEAQVATLADVPSSIPLDSSSIGMHAQALLSNQPIWQSSGGAPGPDLLTGYEAASSGGEKTRLLVPVAGGIVELFASRYMAEEQQMAELVMAQCGGGGQGWQETEAQGFAWDAAAAAAADPGRLYAAASLNLFDGAGGSGSGEPFLAGVLEDGAAGVGWQYAAESSEPPSTVAQEHQQLHGSGVGRADSGSERSDMQLGDPDDNVDGETQRGSGKDGGGKRQQCKNLIAERKRRKKLNNRLYTLRSLVPNITKMDRASILGDAIDYIVGLQKQVKDLQDELEDPNPPGGTGGDSKAPDVLLDDHPPPGLDNDEDSPQQHPFPSAGGKRARKEEAGEEEEKEAEDQDMEPQVEVRQVEGKEFFLQVLCSHKSGRFVRIMDEIAALGLQITSVNVTSYNKLVLNVFRAVMKDNEVAVPADRVRDSLLEVTREMYGGSGAWSSPVPPPPLTNAKLDGMDGQAVPAVAGDHYQLHHQVLGGYHHQHLHYLAMD; encoded by the exons ATGGTGGGAGGAGGAGACTATCACCAGGCTGTTCATGGCcatggagggggaggagggggcaccgTGGAGGCTGCGCTCAGGCCGCTCGTCGGCGGCGCCCACGGCTGGGACTACTGCATCTACTGGCGGCTCTCTCCTGACCAGCG GTTCTTGGAGATGACGGGGTTCTGCTGCAGCGCGGAGTTCGAGGCGCAGGTGGCCACGCTCGCCGACGTCCCTTCCTCCATCCCTCTCGACTCCTCCTCCATCGG GATGCACGCTCAGGCGCTGCTGTCGAACCAGCCGATCTGGCAGAGCAGCGGCGGGGCGCCGGGTCCGGATCTACTCACGGGCTACGAGGCTGCCTCCAGCGGCGGCGAGAAGACGCGgctcctcgtccccgtcgccggcgGGATCGTCGAGCTCTTCGCTTCAAGATAc ATGGCGGAGGAGCAGCAGATGGCGGAGCTGGTCATGGCGCAGTGCGGCGGCGGTGGGCAGGGGTGGCAGGAGACGGAGGCGCAGGGGTTCGCgtgggacgcggcggcggcggcggcggcagacccGGGGCGGCTCTACGCGGCGGCGTCCCTCAACCTGTTCGATGGCGCCGGGGGAAGCGGCTCCGGCGAGCCGTTCCTGGCGGGAGTGCTGGAGGACGGCGCGGCCGGCGTGGGGTGGCAGTACGCGGCAGAGAGCAGCGAGCCGCCGTCGACGGTGGCGCAGGAGCACCAGCAGCTGCACGGCTCGGGCGTGGGGAGGGCGGACTCGGGGTCGGAGAGGAGCGACATGCAGCTGGGGGACCCCGACGACAACGTCGACGGCGAGACGCAGAGGGGCTCCGGCAAAGACGGCGGCGGGAAGCGACAGCAGTGCAAGAACCTCATCGCGGAGCGGAAGCGGCGCAAGAAGCTCAACAACCGCCTCTACACGCTCCGGTCCCTCGTCCCCAACATCACCAAG ATGGACCGGGCGTCGATCCTCGGGGACGCGATCGACTACATCGTGGGGCTGCAGAAGCAGGTGAAGGACCTGCAGGACGAGCTGGAGGACCCGAACCCGCCGGGGGGCACCGGCGGCGACAGCAAGGCCCCCGACGTGCTCCTCGACGACCACCCGCCGCCGGGCCTCGACAACGACGAGGACTCGCCGCAGCAGCATCCGTTCCCGTCCGCCGGCGGCAAGCGGGCCcggaaggaggaggccggcgaggaggaggagaaggaggcggaggaccaGGACATGGAGCCGCAGGTGGAGGTCCGGCAGGTGGAGGGGAAGGAGTTCTTCCTGCAGGTGCTCTGCTCCCACAAGTCCGGGCGCTTCGTCCGCATCATGGACGAGATCGCCGCCCTCGGCCTTCAGATCACCAGCGTCAACGTCACCTCCTATAACAAGCTCGTCCTCAACGTCTTCCGCGCCGTC ATGAAGGACAACGAGGTGGCGGTGCCCGCGGACAGGGTGAGGGACTCGCTACTGGAGGTGACGAGGGAGATGTATGGCGGGAGCGGCGCGTGGTCGTCCCCGGTCCCTCCCCCGCCGCTGACAAACGCGAAGCTCGATGGCATGGACGGGCAGGCGGTGCCGGCGGTGGCCGGGGACCACTACCAGCTGCATCACCAAGTGCTGGGAGGATATCATCACCAGCATCTGCACTACCTCGCCATGGATTGA